The window CCGACCTTTATCTGCTCCCCGGAGATGTCAGCCTCTCCGGATATGAAGATGCGTTGTCCGCTGAGTGGCCTAACAGCATGGGGGATAACAATCTTTACCGGCCAATGCGTATTTTAAGTTCGTTCTGGCAGGTCATGCAGATGGCGGCAGCAAAAGTTCAGGCAGACATCATTCTGGTCGATATCGGTCCGAACCTGGGGGCGATCAACCGATCGGTTCTTGTAGCGACAGACTATGTGGTGATTCCTCTCGGGGCGGATCTTTTCTCCCTGCAAGGTTTAAAAAACCTTGGGCCTACCCTGAGAAGCTGGCAGAGCTTATGGAAAAAGAGGCTGGACAACTGGGAAACCTGCCCCGAAAAAAGCAGCTATCCGGATTTTCACCTCCCCCAGGGCAAAATGCAAACCATCGGGTACCTTTGCCAGCAACACAGTGTACGGTTTGACAGACCGGTGAAGGCTTATGACAAATGGGTAAACCGCATTCCCAATGTCTACCGTGATGCGGTCCTTAACCAGGCGTCAAACACGACCGTCAAGCAGAAAG is drawn from uncultured Desulfobacter sp. and contains these coding sequences:
- a CDS encoding AAA family ATPase: MKQPVLTFFNNKGGVGKTSLIYHLAWMYAALRKRVVIVDLDPQANLTAIFLDEDRIEEIWDKQKTGSTIFQCVRPLTGVGDIAEPVLRNVATDLYLLPGDVSLSGYEDALSAEWPNSMGDNNLYRPMRILSSFWQVMQMAAAKVQADIILVDIGPNLGAINRSVLVATDYVVIPLGADLFSLQGLKNLGPTLRSWQSLWKKRLDNWETCPEKSSYPDFHLPQGKMQTIGYLCQQHSVRFDRPVKAYDKWVNRIPNVYRDAVLNQASNTTVKQKDDPYCLATIKHYRSLIPMAQEHRKPIFNLTSADGAIGSHANAVQDARKDFKNLASIIAGKIGLQL